In a genomic window of Thiosocius teredinicola:
- a CDS encoding DUF6134 family protein, translating to MKIVALGMLLTASACVHASPSQLEFDVFLGDRRIGTHQVVIKAEGDRREVDIHAEMQVDVLFFTAYEYRHKASETWQGNCLTEMNADTFDDGESLSVKASGSQDRLMVRTASQRTALAGCVRSFAYWDRALLQSDRLLNPQTGTYETTVLSFVGDEPLRFNKQSYGKQRYRLAANDLVIDLWYDESNQWQALQTKVENGEWLRYVRKGSSS from the coding sequence ATGAAGATTGTTGCACTGGGCATGCTTTTGACAGCGTCGGCTTGCGTTCATGCCTCGCCGAGCCAGCTGGAGTTCGACGTTTTTCTCGGGGACCGGCGCATTGGCACCCACCAAGTCGTCATCAAGGCCGAGGGCGACCGACGAGAGGTGGATATACATGCAGAGATGCAGGTTGATGTGCTGTTCTTCACGGCCTACGAGTATCGGCACAAGGCGTCCGAGACCTGGCAGGGCAACTGTCTCACCGAAATGAATGCCGATACCTTCGACGATGGCGAATCCCTGTCGGTCAAGGCGAGCGGCTCGCAAGACCGGTTAATGGTTCGCACGGCTTCGCAGCGAACGGCGCTCGCCGGTTGCGTCCGCAGTTTCGCCTACTGGGACCGGGCCTTGCTGCAATCCGACCGCCTGCTGAATCCGCAAACCGGGACCTATGAGACTACCGTGTTGTCGTTCGTCGGTGACGAGCCCCTGCGTTTCAACAAGCAGTCTTACGGTAAGCAACGATACCGCCTGGCAGCCAATGATCTCGTCATCGATCTTTGGTACGACGAAAGCAACCAATGGCAGGCGCTACAGACCAAAGTCGAGAACGGGGAATGGTTGCGTTACGTGCGTAAGGGATCCTCATCATGA
- a CDS encoding DUF1295 domain-containing protein, whose amino-acid sequence MIAIWLSSLPWLLAMALAGWLYAYKRSNVNIVDTLWPLFFLAAATVYAAQGTHANDAAQMLMILIAVWSVRLAVHLTVRNSGKEEDHRYQSFRRKNPRFALHSLWSVFGLQAALAWLISVPLAAAFAHLVEFGVLHAVAMAVFVVGFGFETVADWQLTRFKRDPNNRDQVLDTGVWRYSRHPNYFGEACIWWSFYLFAVAAGSAWTIVAPLLMTFLLLRVSGVVMLEKDIAERRPDYRRYVKTTSAFIPWPPSHQSDHSAQGSRP is encoded by the coding sequence ATGATCGCTATCTGGTTGTCAAGCTTACCCTGGCTGCTCGCGATGGCACTGGCCGGTTGGCTATACGCATACAAGCGCTCGAATGTGAATATCGTCGATACGCTGTGGCCCCTGTTCTTCCTGGCTGCCGCGACCGTTTACGCGGCCCAGGGTACCCACGCCAACGATGCCGCCCAGATGCTGATGATACTGATCGCCGTATGGTCGGTGCGCCTTGCCGTACATCTAACCGTGCGCAATTCCGGCAAGGAGGAAGACCACCGCTATCAATCATTTCGCCGCAAGAACCCCAGGTTCGCTCTGCATAGCCTGTGGAGCGTGTTCGGCCTGCAGGCGGCTCTTGCGTGGTTGATATCGGTGCCACTGGCTGCCGCCTTTGCCCACCTGGTTGAATTCGGTGTGTTGCACGCGGTCGCCATGGCCGTGTTCGTGGTCGGCTTCGGATTTGAAACGGTCGCTGACTGGCAGTTGACGAGGTTCAAGCGCGATCCGAACAACCGCGACCAGGTCTTGGATACGGGTGTATGGCGTTACAGCCGCCATCCGAATTATTTCGGCGAAGCCTGTATCTGGTGGAGCTTTTACCTGTTCGCGGTTGCCGCCGGCAGCGCTTGGACGATCGTTGCCCCGCTCCTGATGACCTTCCTGCTACTCCGAGTATCGGGTGTCGTCATGCTTGAAAAAGACATCGCGGAGCGGCGCCCGGATTACCGCCGCTATGTCAAAACCACGTCGGCGTTCATTCCCTGGCCGCCGAGTCACCAATCCGACCACAGCGCACAAGGGAGTCGACCATGA
- a CDS encoding DUF2878 domain-containing protein, which yields MKAKLVNFVLFQLGWFACVLLGGSPWHFWALVVVALAVAVHLNSAPGMNPELRLIGLSLLLGLAWENLLTLSGVLSYPFGQIVGQQAPLWIVAMWPLLATTLNVSLRWMHGKLWLAMAFGAVGGPLAFFAGERMEAVTIADPMLAYLILAAGWAVLFPALVKLAQTYDGFKSPPLALSREAS from the coding sequence ATGAAGGCTAAGCTGGTCAATTTCGTCTTGTTCCAACTCGGCTGGTTCGCCTGTGTGCTGTTGGGCGGGAGCCCGTGGCACTTCTGGGCGCTGGTTGTCGTGGCGCTTGCGGTAGCTGTCCACCTCAATAGCGCGCCGGGCATGAACCCGGAGTTACGCCTGATTGGTCTGTCGTTGCTGCTCGGGCTCGCCTGGGAAAACCTGCTGACGCTCTCGGGTGTCCTGAGCTATCCCTTCGGCCAGATCGTCGGCCAGCAAGCCCCTTTGTGGATTGTAGCCATGTGGCCACTATTGGCCACCACACTCAATGTCTCGCTGCGCTGGATGCACGGCAAGCTGTGGCTCGCCATGGCATTCGGTGCCGTAGGCGGACCATTGGCGTTCTTCGCCGGCGAGCGGATGGAGGCCGTAACCATTGCCGACCCGATGCTTGCCTATCTCATCTTGGCGGCGGGATGGGCCGTGTTGTTCCCGGCGCTGGTCAAGCTCGCGCAGACCTATGACGGCTTCAAGTCGCCACCCCTCGCCCTGTCCCGGGAGGCGTCATGA
- a CDS encoding class I SAM-dependent methyltransferase, whose product MGSRKVHSIFERGFVPDAVMRAGIRRLLQQRLDDIGAHDIEQAADREQVFLQTMRSGNIAESTDKANQQHYELPPAFFQQVLGTHRKYSCAYWGDDTQTLDDAEAAALQITCDRAGLQNGQRILELGCGWGSLSLFMAQRFPDSRITAVSNSHSQRAAIVAEAEARDIHNLEVITADMNVFQPEGAFDRVVSVEMFEHMRNWERLLNRVTGWLAPDGHFFMHIFVHRTTPYLFLDQGPSDWMSRHFFSGGMMPSADLPLLCDGRLRLERRWFWSGKHYSRTCEAWLHNMDGKRRELQPLFVSTYGRDFADVWWQRWRIFFLACSELFAFNQGQEWLVGHYLFVKRDANEG is encoded by the coding sequence ATGGGCAGTCGTAAGGTGCATTCGATATTCGAACGTGGGTTCGTACCCGATGCCGTAATGCGGGCCGGGATAAGACGACTTCTCCAGCAGCGCCTCGACGACATCGGTGCGCACGACATCGAGCAAGCTGCCGATCGCGAACAGGTGTTTCTGCAGACCATGCGATCCGGAAACATCGCCGAGTCGACCGACAAGGCCAATCAACAGCACTACGAACTGCCGCCGGCCTTTTTCCAGCAGGTGCTCGGCACCCACCGCAAATACAGCTGCGCCTATTGGGGCGACGACACGCAGACGCTCGATGATGCTGAGGCTGCCGCACTGCAGATAACCTGCGATCGTGCCGGGCTGCAGAACGGTCAGCGCATCCTCGAACTGGGCTGTGGTTGGGGATCTTTGTCGCTGTTCATGGCGCAACGGTTCCCCGACAGCCGTATCACGGCAGTGTCGAACTCCCATTCGCAACGGGCGGCAATCGTCGCCGAAGCTGAGGCACGTGATATCCATAACCTCGAAGTGATCACGGCCGACATGAACGTGTTCCAGCCAGAGGGCGCATTCGACCGGGTCGTGTCGGTCGAGATGTTCGAGCACATGCGCAACTGGGAACGGCTGTTGAATCGGGTTACTGGCTGGCTTGCACCCGACGGGCATTTCTTCATGCATATCTTCGTTCACCGCACCACGCCGTACCTGTTCCTCGATCAGGGGCCGAGCGACTGGATGAGTCGTCATTTCTTCTCCGGTGGCATGATGCCGAGCGCCGACCTGCCGTTGCTGTGTGATGGTCGACTAAGACTTGAGCGCCGCTGGTTCTGGTCGGGAAAACATTACTCGCGGACCTGTGAGGCGTGGCTGCACAACATGGACGGCAAGCGTCGCGAGCTTCAGCCGCTGTTCGTATCGACTTACGGGCGCGATTTTGCCGATGTTTGGTGGCAGCGTTGGCGCATCTTTTTCCTCGCCTGCAGCGAGTTGTTTGCCTTCAACCAGGGGCAGGAATGGCTGGTGGGCCACTATCTCTTCGTCAAGCGTGACGCCAATGAAGGCTAA